A genomic window from Silene latifolia isolate original U9 population chromosome Y, ASM4854445v1, whole genome shotgun sequence includes:
- the LOC141628926 gene encoding uncharacterized protein LOC141628926, with protein MPIQTTRLKKLDCACLIEKICGRVHSYGARKFSYAGRLVLIKSVLNTLHSYWASMFILTKGIIRSIEATCRNFLWENGTEYRRVPLVAWEKVCTPKEEGGLGLKNQEVWNKAMVGRLVKCIADKRDSIWVQWVQWNHIRGRDWFEYTPSTNSSWVWRRICKVKQEIAHGFVDGVWVVQPTEYTPSGCYDWLRNTRPPVCWSKVVWNNWALSKHQFMGWLMAHEALNTVDKIISYGMDVDASCLLCGQANESLSHLFFACQYSRKVLLSLQQNIGCSFPLVIDLDWWSSRGGTNAQRGVQIALFMGALHSIWYQRNKCGIDTVLMHPNQIALQIIDGVRNRIRGREKKIVNANDVTWLCHKNLM; from the coding sequence ATGCCAATCCAAACTACTAGACTAAAGAAATTAGACTGTGCTTGTCTCATTGAGAAAATATGTGGGAGGGTTCATAGTTATGGAGCAAGGAAGTTTTCTTATGCAGGGAGACTTGTGCTGATCAAATCAGTCCTAAATACCTTGCATTCCTACTGGGCTTCAATGTTTATTTTAACCAAGGGAATCATAAGAAGTATAGAAGCTACTTGTAGAAATTTTCTTTGGGAAAATGGTACAGAATATAGGAGGGTTCCTCTAGTAGCATGGGAAAAAGTTTGCACGCCAAAAGAAGAAGGAGGCTTAGGCCTGAAAAATCAAGAAGTCTGGAACAAAGCAATGGTGGGTCGGTTGGTGAAGTGCATTGCTGACAAAAGGGACTCCATTTGGGTACAGTGGGTACAATGGAACCATATCAGAGGGAGAGACTGGTTTGAGTACACTCCTTCAACTAATTCCAGCTGGGTTTGGAGAAGGATCTGTAAAGTTAAGCAGGAAATTGCCCATGGTTTTGTGGATGGGGTATGGGTAGTACAACCAACTGAGTACACACCTAGTGGTTGTTATGATTGGCTCAGGAATACTAGACCTCCTGTCTGCTGGAGTAAGGTGGTCTGGAATAACTGGGCTTTGTCAAAGCACCAATTTATGGGATGGTTAATGGCTCATGAGGCTCTAAACACTGTGGACAAAATAATCAGCTATGGGATGGATGTTGATGCTAGCTGCCTACTCTGTGGACAGGCAAATGAGTCCTTATCTCATCTGTTCTTTGCATGCCAGTACAGTAGGAAAGTGTTGTTGTCTCTGCAGCAGAATATAGGGTGCAGTTTCCCACTGGTGATTGATCTAGATTGGTGGTCTAGCAGAGGAGGTACAAATGCCCAGAGAGGGGTCCAGATTGCACTCTTTATGGGGGCACTTCACTCTATTTGGTATCAAAGAAACAAGTGCGGAATTGATACAGTCCTTATGCACCCAAACCAGATTGCCTTGCAGATTATTGATGGTGTGAGAAACAGAATTAGAGGACGAGAGAAGAAGATTGTGAATGCTAATGATGTAACTTGGCTATGCCATAAGAACCTTATGTAA
- the LOC141628927 gene encoding uncharacterized protein LOC141628927, giving the protein MVYAFNGINDRAPLWEHLRRIAGTIDGPWAIAGDFNCVLAANERVGGNVPSSEMEPFRDCVADCGVLDIGATGALYTWNNKQQPEERIYSRLDRVLVNKDWCDHLQDLYAHFLPEGMYDHTPCIVSSNKQVQGKRSFKYFNMWGGSNDFIPIVRITWQSKAVGTPIDIEQAADIKQKQIKELQDQLGRDPSDMQKRAAESEAAAQLKQLAAARDIFLAQKAKHKWVQDGDSNSAFFHGLLKQRKHGNRVFRIEDTFGRVCDTSDQVQDAFLDYYKGLLGSSQAIGRIHRRIIGQGPKCSPEDCAALMRPVSGKEVKDALFSILDIKSLGPDGLAAVLPRIVYQNQGAFIRTGKAYDTVEWQFMEELLKLLKFPAEFQSMVMQCITIASFSLSLNGEMFGFFKGKRGLRQGDPLSPLIFTLCMEYLTRTLKYAATKYDFHFHPMWKNQRLTCLMFADAVLLFSKGDTNSMMLLLQSFSTFSKASGLKISPAKSNAYFRGVPDHIKSDILRIIRFY; this is encoded by the exons ATGGTATATGCTTTCAATGGAATTAATGATAGGGCACCTCTTTGGGAACATTTGAGGAGAATTGCAGGGACTATTGATGGACCATGGGCTATAGCAGGAGATTTTAATTGTGTATTGGCAGCAAATGAAAGAGTTGGTGGCAATGTACCTTCATCTGAGATGGAGCCGTTTAGGGACTGTGTGGCTGACTGTGGTGTCCTGGACATTGGTGCTACTGGTGCCCTATATACTTGGAACAATAAGCAACAGCCTGAGGAGAGGATATATAGCAGGTTGGATAGGGTGTTGGTTAACAAGGATTGGTGTGATCATCTGCAGGATTTGTATGCCCACTTTCTTCCAGAGGGGATGTATGATCATACCCCATGTATTGTGAGTAGTAACAAGCAGGTGCAGGGCAAGAGAAGTTTTAAATACTTCAACATGTGGGGTGGATCCAACGATTTTATTCCAATTGTGAGAATTACTTGGCAGTCTAAGGCGGTTGGGACTCCAAT TGATATTGAACAAGCTGCTGACATCAAGCAGAAGCAGATTAAAGAATTGCAGGATCAGTTAGGCAGGGATCCCTCAGATATGCAGAAAAGAGCAGCTGAATCAGAAGCTGCTGCACAACTAAAACAGCTAGCTGCAGCAAGAGATATCTTTCTAGCTCAGAAAGCTAAACACAAATGGGTGCAGGATGGGGACTCTAACAGTGCCTTCTTTCATGGCTTGCTTAAGCAGAGAAAACATGGGAATAGAGTTTTTAGGATAGAGGACACATTTGGGAGAGTTTGTGATACATCTGATCAAGTTCAAGATGCATTCCTAGACTACTATAAAGGTTTGCTTGGATCTAGTCAGGCTATTGGAAGGATACACAGGAGAATTATAGGGCAAGGACCTAAGTGCAGTCCTGAGGACTGTGCAGCTTTGATGAGACCTGTCAGTGGGAAGGAGGTCAAAGATGCTCTATTCAGCATACTTGATATTAAGTCACTTGGCCCTGATGG ACTTGCTGCAGTGCTACCTCGTATAGTATATCAGAATCAAGGTGCATTCATCAGAACAGGA AAGGCATATGACACTGTGGAATGGCAGTTTATGGAGGAGTTATTGAAGTTGCTGAAATTCCCAGCTGAATTCCAAAGCATGGTTATGCAGTGCATTACCATTGCATCCTTCTCTTTATCTCTCAATGGGGAAATGTTTGGATTTTTTAAGGGCAAGAGAGGGCTCAGACAAGGGGATCCATTGTCTCCCCTTATTTTTACCCTGTGTATGGAGTATTTAACCAGAACTTTGAAGTATGCTGCAACTAAGTATGATTTCCACTTTCATCCTATGTGGAAAAACCAGAGGCTAACATGTCTTATGTTTGCTGATGCTGTGCTGCTGTTCAGTAAAGGTGACACTAATTCCATGATGCTTTTGTTACAGTCTTTCTCCACTTTCTCAAAAGCTTCTGGCTTAAAAATTAGTCCTGCTAAATCTAATGCATATTTTAGAGGAGTACCTGACCATATTAAGTCTGATATTTTGAGGATAATCAGGTTTTACTGA